GCTCAAGCCAGACGCCTCGGACTGGGTGTGGGCTACCTATGTGGGGACAGGCTACGCCGTCCGCGACATGACCCTTGATGACAGAGGGGACGTCTACGCCACCCTCGACTACTTCGCCGAGAGCCCGGAACACCTTCCTGCCGAGTGGTTCGCCAACGCCTACCAGAAGTCGCCTCACAGCGGCGGGAACCACTTCGGCAAGTCCGACGCGGGCCTTCTGAAGCTCTCCGGCGAGGGCAAGGTGCTCTGGGCCTCGTGGATCGGCGGTTCCAACGGCAACGACTGGGTCGCCTCCGTCGGCGTCGGCGCCGACCACTGCCCCGTCATCTTCCTGAACACCTACTCGGACGACATGCCCACGACACCCGAGGCTTTCTGCAAGACCCCCTGCAAGTCCTGGGTCGGCAAGCTGTCCGAGGATGGCTCGCGGTTGATCTTCGGCACCTACACCGGCACGGCCGCCAGCACCGCTGAGGTACCCTTCGCCAGGACGCACAACGTCGCCGTGGACCACCACGGTGACGTGTTCATCGCCTTCGTGTCCAACAGCGTGCCGGTCACCGCGGGCGCCTTCCAGTCGCGGTGCGGCGGCCGAGGTGACTTCGCAATCGAGAAGATCTCACCTACCGGGGCCCTCCTCGCGGCCACCTTCCTGGGTGGCAACGGCAACGAGACCAATGGCCCTGACGAGATCGTAGTGGACGCGGAAGGCGACGTGATGGTGGCGGGAGGGAGCAGCTCCACCGACTTCCCCGTCACGCCCGGCTCCCTCCAGCCCCACAACGCGGGAGCCGGCGGCAAGTTCCCCTTCGACGGAATCGTCTCCGTCCTCTCTGGCGACCTCAGCCGGCTCCTGTACTCCAGCTACCTCGGTGGCACGGGGGATGAGATGGCCCGCGCCTGCTGCTTCGGCGCCGGCGGGATGCTCTACGTGGCCGGCGTCACGACGAGCCGAGACTTCCCCTCGAAGAACGCCTTCCAGAGCACCTACGGCGGCGACCCGGGGTTTGGCGCCACCCCCAACGGCGGGCAGTTCCCAGTGGGCTGGGGCAACGGAGATGCCTGGGCGGCGAAGCTACGTCCCGCGAGGTAGGGAAAGCCCGCACCCGACCCGGGGAACCCCAACAATGCCGGAGGCGACCTGCATGAGCCGCGTTTTGCTCGGGATCGGTGCCCTGCTAAGTGCAACGCTGCCGGCGCAGGGACAGGGCACGGCCGACGGCCGAAATGCCCTTCAGCT
The sequence above is drawn from the Armatimonadia bacterium genome and encodes:
- a CDS encoding SBBP repeat-containing protein; translated protein: MHTGGRWAVTSGLLLALLSMAAWQVGAQPGMLAPASLVRYEVDFLTYLGGSGSDMVRDMTVDVEGNLYVAGVVSSADFPRTPGAIPGQSKGGGMVAKLSPTGQLLWSRVVGGRDVSYLYSVEVDRAGYVYVAGRMGPGFPTTPGAPQLKANHNCGFVGKLKPDASDWVWATYVGTGYAVRDMTLDDRGDVYATLDYFAESPEHLPAEWFANAYQKSPHSGGNHFGKSDAGLLKLSGEGKVLWASWIGGSNGNDWVASVGVGADHCPVIFLNTYSDDMPTTPEAFCKTPCKSWVGKLSEDGSRLIFGTYTGTAASTAEVPFARTHNVAVDHHGDVFIAFVSNSVPVTAGAFQSRCGGRGDFAIEKISPTGALLAATFLGGNGNETNGPDEIVVDAEGDVMVAGGSSSTDFPVTPGSLQPHNAGAGGKFPFDGIVSVLSGDLSRLLYSSYLGGTGDEMARACCFGAGGMLYVAGVTTSRDFPSKNAFQSTYGGDPGFGATPNGGQFPVGWGNGDAWAAKLRPAR